The DNA segment CCATTAAGGGTGTATTGGGAATGACTCTGCCAATGGTGTCTAATGAAATCTGGTTGGCATCAACAGTAAATATTTTGCCGCCTTTTATATTGAGCTTCTTTCTTACTTCCTGTGGAGTTTTTGTGGTATTTACAATGTAGATTCCATCTTCAGGCACCCCAGCCGTAACTTTTTCCCCTAATAAAGTCGCATCTAATACAATGACAATATCCGGGTTAATTACATTTGAATGAATATGAATGGGCTCATCACTTATTCTGTTAAACGCAAGAATAGGTGCTCCCATTCGCTCTGGACCGTATTCAGGAAAGCCTTGAACATACTTTCCCATTTGGGCCACAGTTTCCGCAAGCATTAAGGCTGCAGTTTTAGCTCCTTGCCCGCCTCGTCCATGCCAGCGGATTTCCAGTACTTTTTCTGACATGAAAAGTCCTCCCTTCATATGAATATCATATTTATATTTTACCTAAAAAAGCAATATTAAACATATAAACAGCCGGATAAATATGCCTTTATAA comes from the Tepidanaerobacter acetatoxydans Re1 genome and includes:
- a CDS encoding 2-oxoacid:acceptor oxidoreductase family protein; this encodes MSEKVLEIRWHGRGGQGAKTAALMLAETVAQMGKYVQGFPEYGPERMGAPILAFNRISDEPIHIHSNVINPDIVIVLDATLLGEKVTAGVPEDGIYIVNTTKTPQEVRKKLNIKGGKIFTVDANQISLDTIGRVIPNTPLMGAFVKATGLMSYDEFIENVKGELEKKFKTKPEVIAGNIKAIERAYQEVKGE